The sequence AGACAAATCAAAGGAATATTAGATATTAGATAGATGCCTTTTTCTCTAATACTGACATAATTATTCAGCCTATTTGAGCAAAACTGCAAAAGTCATATTCAAATGAAATTAATATATTACAACCACCATGTTCCTTAACGTTAATAAATCATAAGTTATAGGGGCCCACAATCTTACCTCATTATACAACGATAATCACGGATACATCACACTGCACTTATCTTCAAAGACAAAGTCAAAAGTCAACCAAAGAAGAATTTGCACAACCATGGTAACATTAGTTGAATCTTCATCATGTTTCTTGCTACTCCAAAGTAACTGTTTGAAGAAACTGGTACACAAACAAAACCCAAATATTCACCATTTGTTATTATTAACACGCTAAAACAATCTTTTATATACCAATAACCATGTGTACATTCAATCAGACAATATACTTAAATAATTGAATCTATAGTACAAAGCAATAATTCTAGTTGGTGTGTATACTTAAATAAAAGCTAACATACTACAAAAATCAATCATTTCATCATATACTATATTCATATCATACACAAAAGGACACAAAATATATCAAGTTTAATTAACCAACCAGCATTGTTACTAAATTCAATTGTTTACTTCATCATCTTTCTTGACTTGCCTGAATTTTTTGCGGGCAGAGTCGGAATACTTTGTTCGTTTCTAAAGAAATTTTCCGGATCCACAACTGTTTTTATTTTCACCAATCTTTCGAAATTTCCCATGAAATATTTCTCGCCATAAACTTCACCTTCACTATAACTATTCTTGCCAGGAGTCATTACTCCAATATCGAGATCCCGATAATTCAAAAATGCAGCTCGTGGATTCTTCGATACAAATGGTGTCATAAACTCGTACATAACCCTACTTTGATTTATATAATTTGATGCCAATTCAGGGTCTGCATCATCCCAATTAACCGAATATTGGATTTTATAAATGTTCCCAGCTCGGTGAGGGAACGGGGTTGCATCTGCTGCAACCTCCGACATTCTCCCGCCATACGAGTTAAAAACCAACCCGATTTTACCTAATTCAACTAACTTTTGAAAAATCGACTCAAACCCCGATTCAGGAATCGGGGTTTGCACATAGTCCGACTTTCGTTTACCAAAATTCACATTATCCGAATGTCGATTAAGAAAAATCTCCGGCTTCGTAGTGTTTAAATCGAAGTTAGCCCAATAAATGACCGATTCGATCCAACTCACTTCGATACAATCCTCCTTTTTTAACCCCAATTCCGGGAACTTTTGACTCATTAACGCCATTAATCGATCAGAATCGCCTAAAAAATGCGCGATAAACGACGCCCGACCAACTTTCTTTTTATTCACCGTAACCGGTTGTAACAAAATCCTAATAAACAAATCATTATCAATATCCGGCATAATCGACTGCCATTTATAAATAAGTTCCGAAGCATTTTCCGACGTCGTTTTCATAACTCGAAAAACAGTATTAACCTCCGGCACTGAAACTAGTTGTACAGTATACGACAAAATAACACCAAAACTACCTCCACCGCCACCTCGTATGGCCCAAAACAAATCCTCACCCATCGATTTCCGATCCAAAACCCGACCCGTAACATCAACAATTTTAGCATCAATCACGTGATCAACTGACAACCCATATTTCCGCAACATCGTCCCGTAACCACCGCCGCTTAAATGCCCGCCGACACCAACCGTCTGACAAACTCCTGCCGGGAACCCTAAAACTTTACTTTTTTCATAAATTCGATAATAAAGTTCACCCAATTGCGCGCCGGCGCCGACAACCGCAGTTTCGTCGGCGACATTAACATCAATCGACCGGAAATTAAACAAATCAAGTACAATAAAATCCGGTTCCGATGACGTGTACGATATTCCTTCGTAGTCATGGCCGCCACTACGAATTTTAATTTGGACACCGGATTTTTTGGCGCATAGGACGGCGGCTTGGACTTGAGATTCCGTCGTCGGAGTTATGATAACGGAGGGTTTTGGTGTCGTGGTGGTGTTAAATCGTTCGTTTTTAATGTACTCTTGGAGTACGGATTCGTATGTTGTGGTGTTTGCGGTGGAGCTGTATACTACGGCGGAGAGCTCCGCCACTGATTCCGGTGAGTTTAAGGGTAAACATTGTAAAAATGATTGATAAATTGAATCAGGATTTATAGCAGCTTTTGAACATGTGAGGAATAAAAGAGTGAGGAATAAGGAAAGCATATTGGATGAAATTTTCATTATTGGGTACTGAATAATTTTATATGAGGAATATATATAGAGTGTATTTATAGTgtggattatatatgtatgttAGCGCGTTTTATACGAGAATGATAACCTGTTTTGTCGGGCAACACATGTGAGTGTGTGTTTGAAGTTTTTGATTTTTAAAAGGTCGTCGGGGATGGAAGATGGTGGAACGTGGAAGTTTCTTGTTTGCAAAATTGTAAACGGTTGTGGATAGTGACTAGGGATATTTGGAATACATTGAAGTTTTCGTTTTGTTGGTTGGTGAAATAACTTTAAAGCATTGTTCCAAGAGTTACTTAAAATGCGTTATGGCGCGACTGTTGGCTTCCGGCATCTCACCAGAGATCTAGCGTCTTGGGTGAGCTTACCTGCTTTGTTCGTTTCTTGCAGGTTTAGGGATTAGGCCGTCGTTTTTAAGTCACCAACGACCTTTTCCGGTCACTTTGCCTCTGATTCGCAGGTGGTGAACTCCTCTCAGTGTTCTGCGTCTGTCTAGGTTGATGGCCAGTGTTTACAGCGGGGTGGTTGCCTAATTTTGGATAGTAGATCTTTGAGTGTCGGATTTTCTGTTTTTCGGCGGTTTTTAGGTGGAGTCAGTTACCAGTTTGCTTTATTCTTTTATTTTTCTTCCCAAAATGGCGTCTTTTTTACTTTCTCCTGGTTGCTCATGTTGTGCCTCGTTCTTGGTCCCTCGTTGATGTCCCTCGTAATGGTGGGTACAAGAGCTCTTTCCTGGCTATGTTTAGCTTTTTTCCCTAGATCTTCACGCTTCCATGATCTCTGTATCTTCGGTATATTCGGCGAATTTTGGTGTTGGTGCCGAAGTTCCCTCACTGGTGTCTTTGCTATCTTTTGAGTAATGTTCCTACCTGTTGGGTTGGTCTTTTGGTTTTAGTTCACTAGTTCCATCGTTCTCATCATCGATTTTTTTCCTGGCAGTCTTGACCTTGTTACCGACATAGCTTATATGGGTAAGTTATCTGACATGATCTCTTCGTAGATTTTCGAGCGTCAATAGGTGAGATTCGTTCGGCTGATGTACTAGGTGGTCCATTTATTTAACATGTTCATTTAGGATTTTTTTTGCCTATTCGGAGTTCCTTTCGGTTTTCTAGTTGTGGTATTGTGGAGGATGTTATTGGGTTCTCCGACGGGCGATTATGGTAGTTTCATGGTCTGAGATGGGTCCGTGTTCGGTAGACATAGTATTTGTGGGGGTTCTTGCGTTGTGGGGCTCAATGTGGATTTATATGTTTTCGATTTGATAATGGTCGTTTGTTTGTTATGTTGAGATTTTGTTCACACTAGTTGGTTGTTTATGTTACGCTATGTTGGTTTGTTGTCATCATTTGGTGGTTGTGTTTCCTCAATATAACATTAAGTGGAACGTAGTGCAGGTGTAAGAAGTTTTTGGCTATAGGTATGGTTTAATGTATAGTTTATAAACACGTTTTGCATTACCAACATTACAACACCGGTCTAAATGGTTTCTCGAGATCGTCTTTAGCCACCATGGCCTAAACCGACCTTCCTAACACTGGGTTAACCTTAAGTATAACAACCTCAACTTGGGCATAGTTGTAATGACCCATTTGTAGCGAccggacaaaatcgtcattgacggcgccgtctacttaggtccgttacgtggtcataagtctttaaaataacgtttgaccaaaaatatgtcgcattcatttcagatgtaaaggtgtttcaaagtttacaagaattcttcaaccaaaagttacgttactaagttataagtacaaatgaaacctatgcgacacaattttaaataaagtcaaaagacgctccaagtatgcatatatactcgacatccattgcaagtatcaaaataatgagcggaagcatgtatcacatatcgttcaaagacctgagaaaaacatataaatctgtcaacgaaaacgttggtgaaatcataagtttaagtaagtaattgagtaagtaaagtaagttgaaccacaagatttgtaacattgaaataatagtaatacattctaaaagttaatattcacgagcacccaattatcaaggcttaaccttccttccatagaaccccatcacaatagtgttagaacatacactgtttctcgaaaatacatttcatccgaTGTAACGGttgcgaaccgttcgaatgagggtttgtcaaacccatatggccatataacataagttctcgcttacaccggcaagtgtaactaatgataatcgaattgaggatttttgttcaaactcgtatgtagaatgtttgttttcctgtacttgtgttcacttagtaaaaagaaacgtttatgttttctcatcccaaatgtgagttcaaaagagtaaaagtgggactatgatctcaccttgagtgcacgagtaataaagtacttcacaagtaaacgtgtgcaaggacaattgctagtcttgacctaaacaaataggttgtatcaataacggtaaacacgattggtcaaagtgttcaattactcctatggctcgttacgactcgatgatatagcatgtgagtcacgttgtcaagtttcatgcaagatacaagtataaaagcacgttagaacgatggcataagtatttggttaagtttgatcaagagtcaactttggtcgggtcaaagtcaacgaaaaagtcaacacgttcgggtcgggtcccgaactatttttctgaggtttttaatcatatataattatgttagaacaagttacatgtgaatcggaggtgcatagcatacttagaattaaacgaaaaatgaccaaccaaatcagaacctgacagttcatctggacggcgtccagattggctggacggtgtccagatgtgaaggcctggatggcgtccaggaatctggacggcatccagatcagTGCTCAGGTCTGATTGCTGATttttcacaagtgcacgaaccaaaacccaaacaaacacaatttatgatccgcaaacaatcaaaacatgtatcttataccgttgggaaggtaatttaacgagaaaaacaactaaacacatttcatcaatcaatctaccacttacaacaacccaaaccgcacataatgctcatcattaattgcatccaagttcataaatctcatttcatgatccggtgatccattttacataaatgatatgccgtttcgaaggtaattgaacacacattgcaactaaacacttatcaacaatatttcatagcatttaatgcatCGAAGTTCATaattaagcctatcaaaccctatcccaaatcacaaaatcaataatcatgttaatgaagctttcttgatcaacctacacatcaaaatgaagctagtgatgctagtaacacatttaatgcatgcacttttaacatctaacaacatttaggcaaccaaatcacaagatcaaacacaccaaacttcaagttcatgctagttacttaaaataacaagatcgagcatataaatcatatattcatgttagacttgagccatagacactaattaacacttttataagttaaaaacatcaagaacaaggaatttagtgattttagaaagttacccaaacttgatgaaatcggtatggaatcgaagaggaagatgcaaggatttcaaatatgtaatttgtttcgtgaaacacttgctagatcggaaatagatgatgattctttgtttgaatgtttgagagaataaaagtggaagtatgagaaagaagaagatgaaatgaatgggtgagaggaggtttgaccactttgacctagtcaccactttggcatcttggcaagtttagtccctcaagtttgaatcgggtgcgtgaattacctaaacgagataatttaaaacgcgtattaactgaagatgttataatcatataacggactttaaataaataaacggaaagtaaacggaaaaagacgggatgttacattacctactccttaaaagaaatttcgtcccgaaatttaagtaggcgtagtagtcgttgtttcttcctcgagatcttgcgtttccgaattcacgaataaatGAGGATACTTCTTTTGCATTTTATctagtctttcccaagtaaactcgggtcctcttttggcatcccaacgaaccttgacaatcggaattcggctttgttttagcgttttgatggagtgatccacaatttcaaccgattcatccacaaaatgaagtttgtcatcaatagtaagatcctcaagagggatgatgagttcgggttcggtaaaacactttttcaagttggatacatggaaagtaggatgaacggagctcaattgaggcggaagatctaaacgataagcaacggttccaacacgctccaagatttcgaaaggaccaatataccgcggatttagcttcccgcatttcccgaaacggattacacctttccaaggcgcgagtTTTAACATTACGAGGTCactgacttgaaattcgaggtcgttgcgtcttttgtcggtatagctcttttgactacttcgggccgtcctaagcctatctcggatttgaacaaccttctcgattgtttcatgaatgagttcgggtccggtgatttgtgtgtcgcctacttcggcccaacaaagaggagaacgacattttcggccatataatgcttcaaaaggtgcggcttttatactcgcgtgataactattgttgtaagagaacttggcgagaggcaagtgcttgtcccaagctttttcgaaatcgataacacaagctcgtagcatgtcttccaaggtttgaattgtgcgttcgctttgtccatttgtttgtgggtgatatgcggtgctcatgtctaaacgtgttcccaacgcttcttgcaaggtatgccaaaatctagaaacaaaacggccatctcggtcggaaataatcgataaaggcacaccatgacgggccacgatctctttaatgtaaagttgtgcaagtttttccatgttgtcggtttccttcatagctaggaagtgtacagatttggtgagtcggtcaacaatgacccaaatagtatcataaccgcccaccgtctttggtagtttggtgataaaatccatcgttatcctttcccacttccattgcgggatttcgggttgttgaagtagtccagacagtctttgatgttcggctttgactttggagcaagttaggcactttccaacataagtagcaacgtcccttttaatgttcgaccaccaataATGTTCTttgagatcatgatacatcttattggcaccggggtgaatcgaatatcttgaattatgggcttcgtctaaaataaggcttcgcaagtccccataaccaggcacccaaattcttccgacgaaatatcggagtccggtctccttaactttgaatcgagaggtgaggacgttcaagtgttcgagagagatgttttcatccttgagagcctcgtcttgggctccacgaatttgactattgagattggtgtgaatggtgatgtttaaagctcagacacgaagaggcaccgctctttcttttcgacctaaggcatcggctactacgtttgccttcctgggatggtaatgaagctcacaatcataatcgtttaaagtttcaatccaccgtcgttgtctcatgtttagttgtttttgatcgaagatgtgttggaggcttttgtgatcggtgaagatggtacttttggttccataaagatagtgtctccacattttaagtgcaaagacaacggctccgagttcgagatcatgtgtcatgtagttccgttcatgaatttttagttatcgagaggcataagcaatgaccttctttcgttgcattaatacacacccaaaaccatgtttcgaggcatcgcaatatacaacaaaatcatcattgcctttgggaagtgacaagataggagcggtggttagctttgtcttcaagatttgaaatgcggattcttgttcggttgcccaaatgaatttctttcccttgtgagttaacgcggttagaggacgagcaaccaaagagaaatctttgatgaacctACAATAGTATCCGgctagacccaagaattgacgaatgtgagtaggattaGTAGGAGTCTcctatttactaatggcttcgattttcgtgggatcgactttaataccttgatcacttacaacattaccaagaaattgaacttccttcaaccaaaattcacacttggagaatttggcatagagtcgttcttgtctcaagagttcaagcacaagtcggagatgttgttcgtgctcttcttcgcttttagaatagaccaaaatatcatcaatgaacacgataacgaatttgtcgaggtatggtttgcacatgcggttcatgagatccatgaacaccgctggagcgttagttagaccaaatggcattacaaaaaATTCGtagctaccataacgagtccgaaaagcggttttggagacatcttcccccttaacccttaattgatgataacccgagcggagatcgatttttgaatatac comes from Rutidosis leptorrhynchoides isolate AG116_Rl617_1_P2 chromosome 4, CSIRO_AGI_Rlap_v1, whole genome shotgun sequence and encodes:
- the LOC139844760 gene encoding berberine bridge enzyme-like 21, with protein sequence MKISSNMLSLFLTLLFLTCSKAAINPDSIYQSFLQCLPLNSPESVAELSAVVYSSTANTTTYESVLQEYIKNERFNTTTTPKPSVIITPTTESQVQAAVLCAKKSGVQIKIRSGGHDYEGISYTSSEPDFIVLDLFNFRSIDVNVADETAVVGAGAQLGELYYRIYEKSKVLGFPAGVCQTVGVGGHLSGGGYGTMLRKYGLSVDHVIDAKIVDVTGRVLDRKSMGEDLFWAIRGGGGGSFGVILSYTVQLVSVPEVNTVFRVMKTTSENASELIYKWQSIMPDIDNDLFIRILLQPVTVNKKKVGRASFIAHFLGDSDRLMALMSQKFPELGLKKEDCIEVSWIESVIYWANFDLNTTKPEIFLNRHSDNVNFGKRKSDYVQTPIPESGFESIFQKLVELGKIGLVFNSYGGRMSEVAADATPFPHRAGNIYKIQYSVNWDDADPELASNYINQSRVMYEFMTPFVSKNPRAAFLNYRDLDIGVMTPGKNSYSEGEVYGEKYFMGNFERLVKIKTVVDPENFFRNEQSIPTLPAKNSGKSRKMMK